From a single Nissabacter sp. SGAir0207 genomic region:
- a CDS encoding peptide MFS transporter, with translation MNQSSPAPQAGHPIPAGAGALFFIQIFSTLGFAVLYSTLVLYATKKLGFSEGSANAMMGIFGAFNYGLHMFGGYLGGRFLSNRNLFVMGMALQVVGCWLIATAGVEGLYWGLAMFLTGSGLNVTCLNMMLTQRFRPEDERRESAFLWNYAGMNLGFFIGFAVAGYFQLSENYRALFLFATCGNLLAIVITLLRWPVLKDINTPLMGAARRQLRLRMLVGVAVLLALVPLLRVLLTHAGFSGYFVVVLGILIFVALGVLTLRQRNAGERRRMGAYLLLALGSLVFWMLYQLAPMGLMLFTEHNIDLAVWGLRVAPQWVQNINTMVIVVGGPLMAWLFSRLRQRGWRIDIPVQFSASLFCIGLGMLVLPVGIALAGADGMVAFKWIVISYILQSLGELLISPIGYAMIGKLAPARYQGIMMGSWMMVTGVASVLAGYISGLMPQNSGSTPLATNPGYSHIFMMLGWGAVATGVALLVLVPLLRKLITRAVA, from the coding sequence ATGAACCAATCATCTCCCGCACCGCAGGCCGGGCACCCTATCCCCGCTGGCGCCGGTGCGCTGTTCTTCATCCAAATCTTCTCCACCCTCGGCTTTGCCGTGCTCTACTCCACGCTGGTGCTCTACGCCACCAAAAAGCTCGGCTTTAGCGAGGGCAGCGCCAACGCCATGATGGGCATCTTCGGTGCCTTCAATTACGGCCTGCATATGTTCGGCGGCTATCTGGGCGGACGGTTCCTCAGCAACCGTAACCTGTTCGTGATGGGCATGGCCCTGCAGGTGGTGGGCTGCTGGTTGATCGCCACCGCCGGGGTGGAGGGCCTCTACTGGGGGCTGGCGATGTTCCTGACCGGCAGTGGGCTGAATGTCACCTGCCTGAACATGATGCTGACCCAGCGTTTCCGCCCGGAGGATGAGCGCCGCGAATCGGCCTTCCTCTGGAACTATGCTGGCATGAACCTCGGCTTCTTTATCGGGTTTGCGGTGGCGGGTTACTTCCAGCTGAGCGAGAACTACCGTGCACTGTTCCTGTTTGCCACCTGCGGCAACCTGCTGGCGATTGTCATTACCCTGTTACGCTGGCCGGTGCTGAAGGACATCAACACCCCGCTGATGGGGGCCGCGCGCCGCCAACTGCGCCTGCGGATGCTGGTAGGCGTGGCCGTGCTGCTGGCGCTGGTGCCGCTGCTGCGCGTGCTGCTGACCCACGCGGGCTTCAGCGGCTACTTTGTGGTGGTGCTCGGCATCCTGATCTTTGTGGCGCTCGGTGTGCTGACCCTGCGCCAGCGCAACGCAGGCGAGCGCCGCCGCATGGGTGCCTACCTGCTGCTGGCGCTGGGATCGCTGGTGTTCTGGATGCTCTACCAGCTGGCGCCGATGGGGCTGATGCTGTTTACCGAGCACAACATCGATCTGGCGGTATGGGGGCTGCGCGTCGCGCCGCAGTGGGTGCAGAACATCAATACCATGGTGATTGTGGTGGGTGGCCCGCTGATGGCCTGGCTCTTCAGCCGCCTGCGCCAGCGCGGCTGGCGCATCGACATCCCCGTGCAGTTCTCCGCCTCGCTGTTTTGCATCGGGCTGGGTATGCTGGTGCTGCCGGTGGGCATCGCGCTGGCCGGCGCGGACGGCATGGTGGCCTTCAAGTGGATCGTCATCAGCTATATCCTGCAAAGCTTGGGCGAACTGCTGATCTCCCCCATCGGCTACGCGATGATTGGCAAGCTGGCCCCGGCGCGCTATCAGGGCATCATGATGGGGAGCTGGATGATGGTCACGGGCGTCGCCTCGGTGCTGGCGGGCTACATCTCCGGTCTGATGCCGCAGAACAGCGGCAGCACGCCGCTCGCCACCAACCCCGGCTACAGCCACATCTTTATGATGCTGGGCTGGGGCGCGGTCGCCACCGGCGTGGCGCTGCTGGTGCTGGTGCCGCTGCTGCGCAAACTGATTACGCGCGCCGTCGCATAA
- the dauA gene encoding C4-dicarboxylic acid transporter DauA, translating to MKKHGWRALLPGSALADACWRDPYSLSRLAKDGVAGLTVGIIAIPLAMALAIASGVPPQYGLYTAAVAGLVIALCGGSRFSVSGPTAAFVVILFPVSQQFGLAGLLVATLLSGVILVLMGLLRIGKLIEYIPLPVTLGFTAGIGITIATMQVKDLLGLEVAAMPEHFTGKVAALAMALPTAHAADALVGVVTLAVLVMWPRLGIRLPGHLPALLAGLGVMLALSAAGMPAATIGSRFSYVLADGSHGIGIPPILPQLALPWTLAGGSLSWEMVSALLPAAFSMAMLGAIESLLCAVVLDGMTGTRHRSNHELIGQGIGNIIAPFFGGITATAAIARSAANVRAGATSPVAAVIHALVVLLALLALAPLLSWLPMAAMAALLLMVAWNMSEAHKVIALLRRAPKDDIIVMLLCMSLTVLFDMVLAIGVGIVLASLLFMRRVARMTQLSALPVSDERVQAFRINGPLFFAAAERIFAELSQRSRQAQTLILQWDAVVVLDAGGLQALQGFIAALPAGCELLICEVPYQPLKTLARGRVAPQPGRLRFLPTLAEALEVAHASHPPAQVAA from the coding sequence ATGAAAAAACATGGATGGCGCGCCCTCCTTCCGGGGAGCGCACTGGCTGACGCCTGTTGGCGCGATCCCTACTCCCTCTCGCGTCTGGCCAAAGATGGCGTGGCGGGCCTGACCGTGGGCATCATTGCCATTCCTCTGGCGATGGCGCTGGCGATTGCCAGCGGGGTGCCGCCGCAATACGGGCTGTATACCGCCGCCGTGGCCGGGCTGGTGATTGCACTGTGCGGCGGGTCGCGTTTCAGCGTCTCTGGGCCGACCGCGGCCTTCGTGGTGATCCTCTTCCCGGTGTCGCAGCAATTTGGTCTGGCCGGGCTGCTGGTGGCGACGCTGCTCTCCGGCGTGATTTTGGTGCTGATGGGCCTGCTGCGCATTGGCAAGTTGATTGAATATATCCCGCTGCCGGTCACGCTGGGTTTCACCGCCGGTATCGGCATCACCATTGCCACCATGCAGGTTAAGGATCTGCTGGGGCTGGAGGTGGCCGCGATGCCGGAGCACTTCACCGGGAAGGTGGCGGCGCTGGCTATGGCGCTGCCGACTGCCCATGCCGCCGATGCGCTGGTGGGCGTGGTCACGCTGGCGGTGCTGGTGATGTGGCCGCGACTGGGCATCCGGCTGCCGGGCCACCTGCCGGCGCTGCTGGCGGGCCTCGGCGTGATGCTGGCGCTGTCAGCGGCGGGTATGCCAGCCGCCACCATTGGCTCCCGCTTCAGCTATGTGCTGGCGGATGGGAGCCACGGCATCGGCATTCCGCCGATCCTGCCGCAGCTGGCACTGCCCTGGACGCTGGCGGGCGGCAGCCTCAGCTGGGAGATGGTCTCCGCGCTGCTGCCAGCGGCCTTCTCTATGGCGATGCTGGGGGCGATTGAGTCGCTGCTGTGCGCCGTGGTGCTGGATGGCATGACCGGCACCCGCCACCGCTCCAACCATGAGCTGATCGGTCAGGGGATAGGCAACATCATTGCTCCCTTCTTTGGCGGCATCACCGCCACCGCCGCCATCGCCCGGTCGGCGGCCAACGTGCGCGCCGGTGCCACCTCACCGGTGGCCGCCGTGATCCATGCGCTGGTGGTGTTGCTGGCCCTGCTGGCGCTGGCACCGCTGCTCTCCTGGCTACCAATGGCCGCAATGGCGGCGCTGCTGCTAATGGTGGCCTGGAACATGAGCGAGGCGCACAAGGTGATTGCCCTGCTGCGCCGCGCGCCGAAGGATGACATCATCGTGATGCTGCTCTGCATGAGCCTGACGGTGCTGTTTGATATGGTGCTGGCGATTGGTGTCGGCATCGTGCTCGCCTCGCTGCTGTTTATGCGCCGGGTGGCGCGCATGACGCAGCTGAGCGCGTTGCCGGTCAGTGATGAACGGGTACAGGCGTTTCGCATCAATGGCCCGCTGTTTTTCGCCGCGGCAGAGCGGATTTTTGCCGAGCTAAGCCAGCGCTCGCGGCAGGCGCAGACGCTGATCCTCCAGTGGGATGCGGTGGTGGTGCTGGATGCCGGTGGCTTGCAGGCGTTGCAGGGCTTTATTGCTGCCCTACCCGCAGGCTGTGAGTTACTGATTTGCGAGGTGCCCTACCAGCCGCTGAAAACGCTGGCACGCGGCCGGGTTGCACCGCAGCCGGGGCGGTTGAGGTTCCTGCCGACGCTGGCCGAGGCGCTGGAGGTGGCCCACGCCAGCCACCCACCGGCACAGGTGGCGGCCTGA
- a CDS encoding GGDEF domain-containing protein gives MMQLVLSYSLLYADICVIYATLSLSYFILSRQSAFSWDSRPWKRIAFGLFSGLSLWVMASGQLAEENQALLHFGVVPIILATFFGGWLSGISSYLVSALLPTHLPLDDLVNAVVLIPLLGWRVWRHKTHQVFYGALALLALGWLVLAAFRPPPQGWPGMLVTALAALASLAASYHALNFAERHLTRYFEMRDHATLDSLTGLNNRTSVDFKLISLHTWQKPGGVLLVDIDDFSRINEGWGRLAGDRVLTWLGEVLRQTVESEDFAGRYSGTTFIVITECHNTDPIIATAERIRQAMAARPLPLGGQGDVRVTVSIGAAVYLPGMVVHKAVEMAEEALGEAKRSGKNQVMCSRIMQLDQLGDVPR, from the coding sequence ATGATGCAGCTGGTTCTATCCTATTCACTGCTCTATGCGGATATTTGCGTCATCTACGCGACGCTCTCCCTGAGCTATTTTATCCTGAGCCGCCAGTCGGCCTTTTCGTGGGACAGTAGGCCGTGGAAACGGATCGCCTTTGGCCTCTTCTCTGGCCTCTCGCTGTGGGTGATGGCGTCAGGCCAGTTAGCGGAGGAGAATCAGGCGCTGTTACACTTTGGGGTGGTGCCGATTATTCTGGCGACCTTCTTTGGCGGCTGGCTGAGCGGCATCAGTAGCTATCTGGTCAGTGCCTTGCTGCCGACGCACCTGCCGCTCGACGATCTGGTGAATGCCGTGGTGCTGATTCCCCTGTTGGGATGGCGGGTCTGGCGGCACAAAACCCATCAGGTGTTCTACGGCGCGCTGGCGCTACTGGCGCTGGGTTGGCTGGTGCTGGCTGCTTTCCGGCCCCCGCCGCAGGGCTGGCCGGGCATGCTGGTCACCGCGCTGGCGGCGTTGGCCTCGCTGGCGGCCAGTTACCATGCCCTTAATTTTGCCGAACGCCACCTGACGCGCTATTTCGAGATGCGTGATCACGCCACGCTGGACAGCCTGACCGGGCTGAACAACCGCACCAGCGTCGATTTCAAACTGATCTCCCTGCATACCTGGCAAAAGCCGGGCGGGGTGCTATTGGTGGACATTGATGACTTCAGCCGCATTAATGAGGGGTGGGGCCGTCTGGCGGGCGACCGAGTGCTGACCTGGCTGGGCGAGGTGCTGCGGCAGACGGTGGAGAGCGAGGACTTTGCCGGTCGCTACAGCGGCACCACCTTTATTGTCATTACCGAGTGCCACAACACCGATCCCATCATCGCCACCGCTGAACGCATCCGGCAGGCGATGGCGGCCCGCCCGCTGCCGCTGGGGGGGCAGGGCGACGTCCGGGTTACGGTGTCGATTGGCGCGGCGGTCTACCTGCCGGGGATGGTGGTGCATAAGGCGGTGGAGATGGCCGAGGAGGCGCTCGGCGAGGCCAAGCGCAGCGGCAAGAACCAGGTGATGTGCAGCCGCATCATGCAGCTTGACCAGTTGGGCGATGTGCCGCGTTAA
- a CDS encoding lipoprotein — MKKRMLGAAALLFAGLLAGCNQITQYTLSEQDVNQYLQKHDQFAKQIGVPGLVEANIVLTQLQSQIGRAQPDHVTLTGHANIRINSLLGAQQAEMDLTLDARPEFNKEQGAIYLKDLQLTDYSVQPDKMKGVMQTLSPYLNQSLKTYFDQRPAYVLSSDRSKGEALAKKLAKGLEVKPGELVIPFTE; from the coding sequence ATGAAAAAACGCATGTTAGGGGCCGCGGCCCTGCTTTTTGCCGGCCTGCTTGCCGGCTGTAACCAGATCACGCAGTACACGCTCAGCGAGCAGGATGTGAACCAGTACCTGCAAAAGCATGACCAGTTCGCCAAGCAGATCGGCGTGCCGGGGCTGGTGGAGGCCAACATTGTGCTGACCCAGTTGCAGAGCCAGATTGGCCGCGCCCAGCCGGATCACGTGACCCTGACTGGCCACGCCAATATCCGCATCAACTCGCTGCTAGGCGCGCAGCAGGCGGAGATGGATCTGACCCTCGACGCCCGCCCGGAGTTTAACAAGGAGCAAGGGGCCATCTACCTTAAGGATTTGCAGCTCACGGACTACAGCGTCCAGCCTGACAAGATGAAGGGCGTGATGCAGACCCTTAGCCCCTACCTCAACCAGTCGTTGAAGACCTACTTCGACCAGCGCCCGGCCTATGTGCTGAGCAGCGATCGCAGCAAGGGCGAGGCACTGGCGAAAAAACTGGCCAAAGGGCTGGAAGTCAAACCGGGTGAACTGGTGATCCCCTTCACCGAGTAA
- the kdsA gene encoding 3-deoxy-8-phosphooctulonate synthase — MKHKVVSIGDTQVANDLPFVLFGGMNVLESRDMAMRVCEHYVTVTQKLGIPYVFKASFDKANRSSIHSYRGPGLDEGMKIFQELKQTFGVKIITDVHESWQAQPVADVVDVIQLPAFLARQTDLVEAMAKTGAVINVKKPQFVSPGQMGNIVDKFKEGGNDQVILCDRGSNFGYDNLVVDMLGINVMIQATNGHPVIFDVTHALQCRDPFGAASSGRRGQVAELARAGMAVGLAGLFIEAHPDPANAKCDGPSALPLDKLEPFLMQMKAIDDLVKSFPALDTSN, encoded by the coding sequence ATGAAACATAAAGTGGTTAGTATTGGTGATACCCAGGTCGCAAACGATCTGCCTTTCGTGTTGTTTGGCGGCATGAACGTGCTGGAATCCCGCGACATGGCGATGCGCGTCTGCGAACACTACGTGACCGTGACGCAGAAGCTGGGTATCCCGTATGTCTTCAAGGCCTCTTTTGATAAAGCCAACCGCTCCTCCATCCACTCCTACCGTGGCCCCGGCCTCGATGAGGGCATGAAGATCTTCCAGGAGCTGAAGCAGACCTTTGGCGTGAAAATCATCACTGACGTGCATGAGTCCTGGCAGGCGCAACCGGTGGCTGACGTGGTGGACGTGATCCAGCTGCCAGCCTTCCTGGCGCGCCAGACCGATCTGGTGGAAGCGATGGCGAAGACCGGTGCGGTCATCAACGTGAAGAAACCACAGTTCGTCAGCCCGGGGCAGATGGGTAACATCGTCGACAAGTTCAAAGAGGGTGGCAACGATCAGGTGATCCTGTGCGACCGTGGCAGCAACTTTGGCTATGACAATCTGGTGGTGGACATGCTGGGCATCAACGTGATGATTCAGGCAACCAACGGCCACCCGGTGATCTTCGACGTGACCCACGCCCTGCAGTGCCGCGACCCGTTTGGCGCTGCCTCCAGCGGCCGTCGTGGTCAGGTGGCTGAGCTGGCGCGCGCTGGCATGGCGGTAGGTCTGGCGGGCCTGTTCATTGAGGCGCACCCGGATCCGGCCAACGCTAAGTGTGACGGCCCGTCCGCGCTGCCGCTCGACAAGCTGGAGCCGTTCCTGATGCAGATGAAAGCCATCGACGATCTGGTGAAGAGCTTCCCGGCGCTGGATACCAGCAACTAA
- the grxB gene encoding glutaredoxin 2, giving the protein MKLYIYEHCPFCVKARMIFGLKNVPVEIDVLANDDEKTPVAMVGQKMVPILQKEDGSFMPESMDIVHYIDQKYGAPLITGATNPAIAAWLRQVQEYTGRLLLPRFARANFEEFATPEARQYFVNKKEATLGSFSDHLQHTPGLTKKITQDLHDLDPHIKEPNAVNGELSEDDFSLFPLLRSLTIVNGITFPTRVAAYRDNMAKQTQVNLLSSVAQ; this is encoded by the coding sequence ATGAAACTGTATATCTATGAGCACTGCCCATTTTGCGTGAAGGCGCGCATGATCTTTGGCCTGAAAAATGTCCCGGTCGAGATTGACGTTCTGGCCAATGATGATGAGAAGACGCCGGTGGCGATGGTGGGCCAGAAGATGGTGCCGATCCTGCAAAAAGAGGATGGCAGCTTTATGCCGGAGAGCATGGATATTGTGCACTACATCGACCAGAAGTATGGCGCGCCGCTGATCACCGGTGCCACCAACCCGGCCATCGCCGCCTGGCTGCGCCAGGTGCAGGAGTACACCGGCCGCCTGCTGCTGCCGCGCTTCGCCCGCGCCAATTTTGAGGAGTTCGCGACGCCCGAGGCGCGCCAGTACTTCGTCAACAAGAAAGAGGCGACCCTTGGCAGCTTCAGCGATCACCTCCAGCACACGCCCGGCCTGACCAAGAAGATCACGCAGGATCTGCACGACCTCGACCCGCACATCAAGGAGCCGAACGCGGTGAATGGTGAACTGTCAGAGGATGACTTTAGCCTGTTCCCGCTGCTGCGCTCCCTGACCATCGTGAATGGCATTACCTTCCCGACGCGCGTTGCCGCCTACCGCGACAACATGGCAAAACAGACGCAGGTTAACCTGCTTAGCAGCGTCGCCCAGTAG
- the ghrA gene encoding glyoxylate/hydroxypyruvate reductase GhrA: MNILFYHPTFNGQKWIEGLAHRLPQAQVRIWQPGDEAEADYALVWLPPHEMLAQRSGLKGIFALGAGVDAILAQERQTPGTLPAGVPLVRLEDTGMVQQMQEYVTAYVLRYFRRMDEYQLQQQQKQWQPLKPHDLQRFTIGILGAGVLGQQVASKLAAFGFPVRCWSRSAKQIEGVESFHGNDQLPAFLKETRLLINLLPNTPETVGILNLSLMQQLAPQAYLINAARGAHLKEGDLLKALEQGQIAAATLDVFAEEPLAPMHPFWSHPRITITPHIAAVTLPSQAMDQIAANIRRIEAGEKPSGLVDLARGY, encoded by the coding sequence ATGAACATTCTTTTCTACCACCCGACTTTTAACGGCCAGAAATGGATTGAAGGACTGGCGCACCGCCTGCCGCAGGCGCAGGTGCGCATCTGGCAGCCGGGCGACGAGGCGGAGGCTGACTACGCGCTGGTCTGGCTGCCGCCGCATGAGATGCTGGCCCAGCGCAGCGGCCTGAAGGGGATCTTCGCGCTCGGTGCTGGCGTGGATGCCATTCTGGCGCAGGAGCGCCAGACGCCGGGCACGCTGCCCGCCGGCGTGCCGCTGGTGCGGCTGGAGGACACCGGCATGGTGCAGCAGATGCAGGAGTACGTGACCGCCTATGTGCTGCGCTACTTCCGCCGGATGGATGAGTACCAGCTGCAACAGCAGCAGAAGCAGTGGCAGCCACTCAAACCCCATGACCTGCAACGCTTCACCATCGGCATCCTGGGGGCGGGGGTGCTGGGCCAGCAGGTGGCCAGCAAGCTGGCGGCGTTTGGTTTTCCGGTGCGCTGCTGGAGCCGTTCGGCCAAGCAGATTGAGGGGGTGGAGAGCTTCCACGGCAATGACCAGCTGCCCGCCTTTTTGAAAGAGACCCGTTTGCTGATCAACCTGTTGCCCAACACGCCGGAGACTGTCGGCATCCTCAACCTCTCGCTGATGCAGCAACTGGCACCGCAGGCTTACCTGATCAACGCCGCCCGTGGTGCGCACTTAAAAGAGGGCGATCTGCTGAAGGCGCTGGAGCAGGGGCAGATTGCTGCCGCCACGCTGGATGTGTTCGCTGAGGAGCCGCTGGCACCTATGCACCCCTTCTGGTCACACCCGCGCATTACCATCACGCCGCACATTGCCGCCGTGACCCTGCCGTCGCAGGCGATGGACCAGATCGCCGCCAATATCCGCCGGATCGAGGCGGGCGAAAAGCCGAGCGGACTGGTGGATTTGGCGCGCGGTTACTGA
- the rimJ gene encoding ribosomal protein S5-alanine N-acetyltransferase, with protein sequence MFGYRSASPKVRLTTDRLVVRLVHERDAHRLAEYYAENRAFLKPWEPVRDESHCYPSGWQARLGLIADLQKQGNAYYFILLDLEENEVRGVANFSNVLRGSFHACFLGYSLAEKWQGQGLMYEALQAAIRYMQRQQRMHRIMANYMPHNQRSGELLARLGFEREGYAKDYLLIDGKWQDHILTALTTRDWAPPR encoded by the coding sequence ATGTTTGGCTATCGCTCAGCATCACCAAAAGTACGCCTCACCACCGATCGTTTGGTGGTCAGGCTGGTCCATGAGCGGGATGCCCACCGCCTGGCGGAGTATTACGCGGAGAACCGGGCCTTTTTGAAACCTTGGGAGCCGGTCAGGGATGAGAGCCACTGCTATCCCTCGGGCTGGCAGGCGCGGCTTGGGCTGATTGCCGACCTGCAAAAGCAGGGCAACGCCTACTACTTCATCCTGCTCGATTTGGAGGAGAACGAGGTGCGCGGCGTCGCCAATTTCAGCAACGTGCTGCGCGGATCGTTCCACGCCTGCTTCCTCGGCTACTCATTGGCGGAGAAGTGGCAGGGGCAGGGGCTGATGTATGAGGCGTTGCAAGCGGCGATCCGCTACATGCAGCGCCAGCAGCGGATGCACCGCATCATGGCCAACTATATGCCCCACAACCAGCGCAGCGGGGAGTTGCTGGCGCGGCTGGGCTTTGAGCGTGAGGGCTACGCCAAGGATTACCTGCTGATTGATGGCAAATGGCAGGACCACATTTTGACGGCGCTGACCACCCGTGACTGGGCGCCGCCACGCTAA
- a CDS encoding phosphatase: MFPVDLHMHTVASTHAYSTLHDYIAEAKQKGIQLFAITDHGPDMADAPHAWHFMNMRVWPRLVEGVGILRGIEANIKNVQGEIDCTGPMLTAVDVVIAGFHEPVFAPQDRETHTKAMIAAMAGGEVHIISHPGNPNYPVDIPAIAEAAAHYEVALELNNSSFLHSRKGSEPNCRAIAAAVRDAGGWLSLGSDSHIAYSLGGFEQCERILREVDFPLDRILNVSPRRFLDFLERRGRPAIAELAEL, from the coding sequence ATGTTCCCGGTTGATTTACATATGCATACCGTCGCCAGCACCCACGCCTACAGTACCCTGCATGACTATATCGCCGAGGCGAAGCAGAAGGGCATCCAACTGTTTGCCATCACCGACCACGGGCCAGACATGGCCGATGCGCCGCACGCTTGGCATTTTATGAATATGAGAGTCTGGCCGCGTCTGGTGGAGGGGGTTGGCATCCTGCGCGGCATTGAGGCCAACATCAAGAACGTGCAGGGCGAGATTGACTGCACCGGCCCGATGCTGACAGCGGTGGATGTGGTGATCGCGGGCTTCCATGAGCCGGTGTTCGCGCCGCAGGATCGTGAGACCCATACCAAGGCGATGATCGCGGCGATGGCCGGTGGCGAGGTGCACATCATCAGCCATCCCGGCAATCCCAATTACCCGGTCGATATTCCGGCGATCGCTGAGGCGGCGGCCCATTATGAGGTGGCGCTGGAGCTGAACAACTCCTCCTTTCTCCATTCGCGCAAGGGGAGTGAGCCGAATTGCCGCGCCATTGCCGCCGCGGTGCGGGATGCCGGCGGCTGGCTGTCGCTTGGCTCTGACTCCCACATCGCCTACTCGCTGGGCGGCTTTGAGCAGTGCGAACGCATCTTAAGAGAGGTCGATTTTCCGCTGGATCGCATCCTGAACGTCTCGCCGCGCCGCTTCCTGGATTTCCTCGAGCGCCGTGGGCGTCCGGCGATTGCAGAACTGGCGGAACTGTGA
- a CDS encoding DUF480 domain-containing protein, with translation MKHLLSLEEARVIGCLMEKQITTPEQYPLSLNSLTSACNQKSNREPVLDLSESQVQQTLDLLVRKHLIRSVSASRTQRYEHRFCNSEFGNLKFSPAEVALVTTLLLRGAQTAGELRTRAARLHDFSDVAEAERVLEQLAAREDGPFVTRLAREPGKRESRYMHLFSGAPDEAAVETPMPEAAEPLEARVAALERQVAELTERLDSLLAGPAD, from the coding sequence ATGAAACATTTATTGAGCCTTGAGGAGGCGCGGGTGATCGGCTGCCTGATGGAGAAGCAGATCACCACGCCCGAGCAGTACCCGCTGTCGCTGAACAGCCTGACCAGCGCCTGCAACCAGAAGAGCAACCGCGAGCCGGTGCTGGATCTCAGTGAGAGCCAGGTGCAGCAGACGCTGGATCTGCTGGTCAGGAAACACCTGATCCGCAGCGTCAGCGCCAGCCGCACCCAGCGCTATGAGCACCGCTTCTGTAACTCGGAGTTTGGCAACCTGAAGTTCTCGCCAGCGGAGGTGGCGCTGGTGACCACGCTGCTGCTGCGCGGTGCCCAGACCGCCGGCGAATTGCGCACCCGCGCCGCCCGCCTGCATGATTTCAGCGACGTGGCGGAGGCCGAACGGGTGCTGGAGCAGCTGGCGGCGCGCGAGGATGGCCCCTTCGTCACCCGGCTGGCGCGTGAGCCGGGCAAGCGCGAGAGCCGCTATATGCACCTGTTCAGCGGCGCGCCGGATGAGGCGGCCGTCGAAACACCCATGCCCGAGGCGGCCGAGCCGCTGGAAGCACGGGTGGCGGCGCTGGAGCGCCAGGTAGCTGAATTGACTGAACGCCTTGATTCCCTGCTGGCCGGGCCAGCTGACTAA
- a CDS encoding molecular chaperone → MNEFSIVCRVLGTLFNRSPQDPLVAPLFALIREGKLAQHWPLEQDELLARLQAGTADLPALVADYQALFAGNEAAVSPYAHDYEPEIAEGTVRAFLQQRGMPLGDAPADHFGALLLAASWLEDQSQEDEVQAQLALFDDYLLPWCGRFLGKVEAHAATPFYRTLALLSREALQAMRDELAESEEGEADDADDE, encoded by the coding sequence ATGAATGAGTTCTCCATCGTCTGCCGCGTACTGGGTACGCTGTTCAACCGCTCGCCGCAGGATCCGCTGGTGGCACCGCTGTTTGCCCTGATCCGGGAGGGCAAGCTCGCGCAGCACTGGCCGCTGGAGCAGGATGAGCTGCTGGCCCGCCTGCAAGCTGGCACAGCCGATCTGCCCGCGCTGGTGGCCGATTATCAGGCGCTGTTTGCAGGCAACGAGGCGGCGGTGTCGCCCTATGCCCATGACTATGAGCCGGAGATTGCCGAAGGCACCGTGCGCGCCTTCCTGCAACAGCGCGGGATGCCGCTGGGCGACGCCCCGGCTGACCACTTTGGTGCGCTGCTGCTGGCCGCTTCCTGGCTAGAGGATCAGTCGCAGGAGGATGAGGTGCAGGCGCAACTCGCGCTGTTTGACGACTACCTGCTGCCGTGGTGTGGCCGCTTCCTCGGCAAGGTGGAGGCACATGCCGCCACGCCGTTCTACCGCACGCTGGCGCTGCTGAGCCGTGAGGCCCTGCAGGCGATGCGCGATGAGCTGGCGGAGTCGGAAGAGGGCGAAGCGGACGACGCGGACGACGAGTAA